aCAGACTCAAAAACGGATAACTTAACTCATGAATAATTctactcaaaatttatattatattcgCTAGATCGTAAAAACCCGAATTCTATATACAGGGactcaatatatatttatatcctTATGTCATTCCCAACGACcttcttttattattactattattattatttagagataatatatatatatttttgctttgaatttgaaaatcGGGTCTAAATTggtacttataattttattaatctatttttatttttgaatttaaaaatataaaagtttgttaaagtgccacatcatcacttgaaaattaaaaatgtatataaatttttaggtGATAACGTCATACAATCTTAGAGTATTACATAcaatattctaaaattaaactaGTAGTTGAATTGGTCACACCACTGATTCTCGATTCAATCGGTTTAATcagttaatttcatgaaaatttttaaaaataaaaaatattaaaccagTTCAACTATTGGTTTTTTACCCCAGattctaatttttattagtttcgaGTAGTTTCCGATTCAATCTCTTTGTTTGAATCAGTATATCGTTCGATTCTCGATCTAATCGGTTCGACCGACCAATCTAGTCCTATTCCAAGAACATTGGTCTCATCTAATTTGgacaaaattcaagttcaatgaccaaaatgaatttgattaccaagtttaagtaccaaaaatgaaaaaaatatataaatataaaaataaatctaattaccAAGTTAGGGACCAAAATTATATCATCCCTTTCAACTTATAACTGGTGACAAAAATGGGATATGATATGttgatataacaaaatataagcAGGAGTTGAGTTTGAGTTGCCTTGTCCTATGAGGCAGGTAAATTAGGTTTTAGTTTTAGGTTTGGCCGGATATCCCATTTGCTCCATGGAAAATTCCGACTGAAGTTATAAACAAAGCATTTAGGTCACTTTTTCTCGTCAATGCGTCTTAAATTAGTAAACGATTTTAGTTTGTATAGTTGAAATCAATGATTGACATGTggatccctaaaccctaaacgaTTTTAATCAAGGATCGACCTAATCATTGTTATTTGGATAATAAAGATTGATatagtcttaactcgattgacatGTGTATTGTTGTTAACACAGAAGAACGTGAGGTCAAGTACGTTGAAATGTATTATCcacttatttataaattgaaaaaaagattATGAGTGATTTGAAGtactatataaaaaacaaatataataatgtaataTTAAACCAATATTTTCTAGCATTTGTTTCAACGACAAGGTTTAATGGTGTTAATGAAaagaatgtttttatttaaacaaaatatttattgatattaaatattttataaataaattaaaataattttaaataatattacatttttgtAAATTTCTACTTATTGGTAGCAGTGGTATAGTAGATTGAATGGGGCAGGAAAGTAGGTAATGCTGCCCCAACTGCCCTAAATGCTATAGAGTCTAAACGTGCATACAATAAGATAAAATCTTATCAATAATGGAAAGGCTTTGGACCGTCTTAATTTGAGGTTAGATATTACGAGGGTTTGAAATTTCTATGGCTTGAGCTCCTATTTAACTCCATTGGTTCaactttcttttatcattttagatttagtCATAACGACGTGACATTTTATAGTATATTAGATATTTAACCGGTTTTTTAACACTCAAATGATTCAATTGGTGAATTTTTCATAATGCGAGAgactaaaatagtaaaaaaaaattaaaacccaatatGAGAAAAATGATTTGTATAAAACGATTTGACTAATTGATTCTATTAACCgtttatttaaaagtgtttgaTAAAACTTAACGATAGCATAAATCGATATgtataaaatgacaaataaaggcatgacacattttattgttaaatatttttataatactttagtatttatttagtgaaattattgaaataaaacactatcactaataaaataaaacattcattataaaaattaattagtaaatatttttgaaaatttaaataaataaatttttaagttactTATCTACAAATACTAACGTTGtggaatttgataaatattaatagtgtattaatataattgtaaactatATTCTAAGTGATTGTTATGTCTTATTTTTAGTATGTGACAAAGGAAGTAATTTTTGAGCAAATATGGTTAGGTATGTCATTCTACATATCTAATTCTCAATCAGATGTGAAAAATATTGTCCATACTtacgttttttttttggagagtTTGTGCTCAAATCAGTTAAAAAAAAGCCAAAACTCTATTTACCAAACACTCTCGTAACTTTTTTCATGTACTAAAAATTCGAAtatgcaaaataataatattaaaatcaattttgttttgactttttcttaaaccaagataaatttaaacatcaaataataaatttaaattaacatattatataaaaaatagaaaatctaTTTAAGAAAGacataatttaagttttttttttttaaagaaactaGTTATATggttaaaaaattgaagaaaattgtGATTTGATTGAAATGTACTTGAAAAGGGAACAAAGTGCACTGAATTCTGCAGTTCTTGGCTTTGAACTGCAAACACTTTCCTTAACAAAAGGAGTTTTAACTGTGTTTGCCATTATccaaaaatgttagaaaaagaagaaaaaaacaaaacaaagatcCAGGCAAATGGAgttttaatgtaataaaaaattaatatcctATATCTGAAAATAAATTTACCTCCTTTTTTACCTGACAAAatagtttagattaattatcttaaaattaaatcatgatgaaaaatcataaaaatatataaaatatcactTCAAAAGTTGATCAAAATCTATGGAACCAAAAGTTGCCATTGCTGAACGTGACATGAGATAAAGTAAAAAAACATGGTTATTTCAGGAAATGAAAGgatgttttttaaataaaaaatattaaaatgattttcttaaaattaaatgaagcgttaatttttgttttccctATATCAGTCGGTCATCACTTGGTCAGTCGGCCCTGACTTTTAGGAAATACTCCGTAAAAAGAAATgtgtaaaatgaataaatatccCTAAGcaaaacaaagtaaaaacatttttttttacccTCACTGTATTTAATCCAAGCTTTTCTGGATTGtaacaaaaccctaaaaggGTTCTTGTAAGAAACCATCGCCGCTTGATTTGATCTCAGCCGTCTACTCTTTCTCTATATATCATTAAACTTCTTTCACTCTTTTCTTTGATCTCTCTGCTTCAAAAATAacgcttttttttttttttgcccttGAGCTATTCtgctctatttttaatttttgttgctgttttttacttgaaaatcaTGGCTTTCTTACCTGGTTTTTGTTGGTTGATTTATGGTTTCCAAATTtgaagaatatttaaaatttgggcacccttttgtttttgtttttcttggtttGATTCTTGGGCAGGTGGACTTTTTTGCTGTTTATGAGTTCAGGGAAATTAAAGTTTTGATCTTTAACACATTTGGTAGCTTAAAGTGAGAATCTTTAGTTTGTAAATATGGGGTTTAGGTGTATTAGTGTAGAAAAGTTTAGTTTCTTTTGGATTTAGCGGCTGATTATCGGTTTTGGGAGTTCTGATAGAGATTAATGAtcaattagggtttttgaataatGTTATCTGAGTTAGATAGGAGACCAATGATAGGAAGTAGTGAAGGATCATTTGGGGATGATTTAGAGaaagagataggattattgCTCCGTGAACAGCATAGTAGGCAAGATGCTGATGATCTTGAACGCGAGCTGAACTTGTATAGAAGTGGCTCTGCTCCTCCTACCGTGGAGGGTTCACTGAGTGCGGTTGGCGGTTTGTTTGGGGGTGCCACCTCCTCCGCTGGTACTGGTGGTGGTTTTTCAGCCTCCGCCTTTTCAGCTTTTGCTGgagttaaaaatggaaatggatttGCATCTGAGGAAGAACTTAGGTCTGATCCAGCTTATCATTCATACTATTACTCGAATGTGAATCTCAACCCGAGGCTCCCACCTCCTTTGCTTTCAAAGGAGGATTGGAAGTTTGCGCAGAGGTTGAAGGGAGAGGGTTTAGCTATAGGTGGGATTGGAGATAGGAGGAAGTTGAATAGGGCTGATAATGGTAGCAATAGGTCGTTGTTCTCGATGCCGCCTGGGTTTGATACCAGGAAACAAGAGAACGAAGTAGAGGCAGAGAAAGTGCATACCTCTGCAGACTGGGGTGGTGATGGACTGATTGGTTTGTCTGGTATAGGACTTGGAAGCAAACAGAAAAGCTTTGCCGAAATTTTTCAGGTGATAACCGATCCTTAGTTGATTTTAGACAGtctgccttttttttttttgttgctgATAATAATTTGCCTATTTGTGCAGTCTTCGATTGAAAAATACTCAGTGATGTATGTTTTAAATCATATCTGACTGACATAATTATTTCCCAATTTTGTGGTTCCCAAGGCTGTGATAGTACTATGTGCATACTTAGTAGGTGTATTTGTGATCAATCTTCTGTCGTGGTTCACGCATAGCTAGGTTTTTTAAGCTTTAAAGTATATCCAAGGTTAAAAAAATGCTACGAAAAATCTTGCTCGTTTAAGTTTTCAAGTTGTTCCTTGTTCCTTAACTTTCCATGCAACTATCAAGATCTTTCTGTTAATATTTCAGAAACTTCTGGACCTTTACCTTCTTTCTTTTGTGCAGTGATCTAATATCTAAAATCCTTGCAGGATGATTTGGGACACACTGCTCCAGTCGCTAGGATACCATCTCGTCCTGCGAGTCGTAATGCTTTTGATGAGAACTTTGAGAATGTAGGTTCTGCTGAATCTGAGCTCGCTCATTTGCGGCGACAACTTACTTCTGCAGATCCTTTAAGGTCAAGTGCAAGTGGTCAGGCTGTCCATAACATCGGGCCACCTTCTTCATACACCTATGCTGCTGCTGTAGGTGCTTCTATGTCTAGGAGTACCACTCCTGATCCCCAACTCGTAGCTAGGGCTTCTAGTCCTTGCCTGACACCAATTGGTGGAGGGAGAGTTGGCAACTCAGAGAAAAGAAACATAAATAGTCCAAGCACATTTAGTGGCATCACATCTGGTGTCAACGGATCTGATGATCTTGTTGCTGCTTTATCAGGCATGAACTTGTCATCAAATCATGGGATAGATGAAGATAATCAGTTAGCATCACAGATTGAACAAGATGTTGAGAATCACCAGAATTATCTGTTTGGTTTGCAAGATGGTCAGGATCATATCAAACAGCAGGCATACTTGAAGAAACCAGAACCTGGCCATTTACATATGCCTTCAGTTAAGAGTAATGGAATTAGATCGGACCTGAAAAGCCCTTCCTTGCTTTCTGATAGGCAAGCTGTGCTCCAGAAATCTGCTGTTCCCTCAAACAATTCTTACTTGAAAGGATCACCCGCTTCCACACTTAATGGCAGTGGCAGCTTACCTGCTCAATATCAGCATGGTGATGGTGCAAATGCATCATTTCCAAACTATGGGTTAAGTGGTTACTCTTTAAATCCTGCTTTGGCCAATATGGTGCCCAGCCAACTTGGATCTGGGAATTTGCCAccattgtttgaaaatgttgcTGCTGCATCAGCTATGGCAGTCCCTGGAATGGACTCCAGACTGCTTGGGGGAGCTTTTGGTTCTGGACAGAACATTTCAAATGCTGCATCTGAGTCCCATAATCTTGGTAGAGTTGGAAGCCAAATAGCTGGAAATGCTCTGAACGCACCTTTCATTGATCCTTTGTATCTTCAGTATTTAAGGACTTCTGATTATGCTGCAGCACAGCAGGCAGCTCTTAATGACCCCACTATGGATAGAAATTTCCTTGGTAATTCATACATGAACTTGCTTGAGCTTCAAAAAGCTTATCTCGGAGCTCTGCTATCACCTCAAAAATCCCAATATGTTCCATTGGGTGCTAAATCTAGTAGTTCAAATCTCCATGGCTTTTATGGAAATACCACCTTTGGAGCTGGCATGGCTTATCCTGGAAGTCCCTTAGCAAATGCTGTTCTTCCAAATTCTCCAGTTGGACCCGGTAGTCCTATCAGACACACTGACCTGAACATGCGTTTTCCATCTGGGATGAGGAATCTAGCTGGGAGTGTAATGGGACCCTGGCATTTGGATTCAGGATGTAATATTGATGAAAGCTTTTCCTCCTCCCTACTTGAAGAGTTTAAGGGCAATAAGACGAAGTGTTTTGAACTTTCAGAAATTGCTGGTCACGTTGTTGAGTTCAGGTATTCTTGTATCCTAATCATGTTTTATGTTGTCATACTGTCATATCCTGacatttttatgcttttgatgAGCAGTGCGGATCAATATGGCAGCAGGTTTATTCAGCAAAAACTTGAAACAGCCACAACTGAAGAGAAAACTATGGTTTATGAGGAAATCATGCCTCAAGCTCTTGCTTTGATGACTGATGTTTTTGGTAATTATGTTATTCAAAAGGTATCTGCTTCTTAATCTGTTCCTTATCTGCTTAgtcttacaattttattttttattgtttttaccAAATGAAATCTTAAATTTGTACAGTTTTTTGAACACGGACTTCCAAGTCAGAGAAGGGAACTTGCTGGCAAGCTTTTTGGTCATGTATTAACTCTTGGTCTGCAAATGTATGGATGTCGGGTGATCCAGAAGGTATTAGCAAATATTATTGCTATTTTATTGGACTTcattttgtgtatttttttcttatttggtTCGCTTATAATCATCTAGTTGCTTGTTGATTCTTATCATTTATCAACCTCCTCATAATTGCTGTTTCTTGACAATTTACGTGTTTCTTTCTAAATGACCCCAGCATGGTTTTGTATTTGACAAGTGAAAATGTGCCTTAGTGTGATAGAGTTTTACTTCGCTTTTCATGCAGAATTGATCCAAATCTTTATGTTTAGTTTGTAAATATGTGCTAATATATATGCTTTAATAATTGAGCTTTACTCTCTCATCGCCTtaacttgttttgttttatagatttctTAGTGTTCATACTAATTGATATTATTCTGGATGGTTACACCAAGAATACTGCCTTGCATTCTGACAATTATGTATGATTTGTTTGACATTCAAGGCCATAGAAGTTGTCGATCTGGATCAGAAGATTAAAATGGTTCAAGAGCTTGATGGTAGTGTGATGCGTTGTGTACGTGATCAGAATGGCAACCATGTTATCCAAAAATGCATCGAATGTGTTCCTGaggaaaatatacaatttatagTTACAACATTTTTTGATCAAGTTGTGACCCTTTCTGCTCATCCATATGGGTGCCGAGTGATACAGGTCGAGagccttttttctttttccttttttgattttgttttggccTTTAGAACTACCTTGTAGAATGACCAATGTCTgttctgtattttttttttccgtTAACACTACAGAGAATATTGGAGCACTGCAAGGACCCAAAAACACAGAGCAAGGTTATGGACGAGATTCTAGGATCTGTTAGCATGTTGGCCCAAGACCAGTATGGCAATTATGTTGTTCAGGTTGTGATTCTTTTCTGAAAACTTATATTTCGCATAttataggttttttttgttgaaaagtaATCAATCAATGAAACCTTATGGAGGGTCTTCACCCTTGTTGCCTTTATGTCTATTAATACGCTTTCCATCTTTTTGGTGatatttgttgtttatttttatagtgTATCTTTCAATTTGTTTATGCTGTCTATAGTATCACTTATACTGCTTGTTGCTTGAACCGACCTTTTTTATTCCCGTAACAGCATGTACTGGAGCATGGAAAGCCTCATGAGCGCTCAATTATAATTAAGGAGTTAGCTGGAAAGATTGTCCAGATGAGTCAACAGAAGTTTGCCTCTAATGTTGTTGAGAAGTGCTTAACTTTTGGCGGTCCTTCTGAACGTCAGTTATTGGTGAATGAAATGCTTGGTTCTACTGATGAGAATGAACCTCTTCAGGTTTGGTCCATTTTGTGCTGAActtttataacttccttatctCACTGATGTTTTGAGATGTAATATGTCATGAAAAAACTGTGATCGGAACAGTCTTTCTAACATTGATTGCATGGTCTTCAAGAATTAGCTTTTTTATTTACCCTTCAGAATTCCATGTTACTTTACTGACTTCCATTTGTCTGTTTCAGGCAATGATGAAAGATCAGTTTGCAAATTATGTTGTTCAGAAAGTACTGGAGACTTGTGATGACCAGCAACGTGAGCTGATCCTTTCTCGAATTAAGGTCCATTTAAATGCATTGAAGAAGTACACTTACGGAAAACATATTGTTGCGCGTGTAGAGAAACTTGTTGCTGCTGGAGGTACTGATACTTTTTTACCTTCTATGACCGCTTTATAGTTTATGTATATCTGTTCATGCATGGTGCTAGCAAGTTTCCTAGAGCTGAAATTATCCGGTCACTTAAAAAATACGGGTTCCACAACAATTTCACAGGCTCTACACAATTCAAGATTGTGATTGGTTCATTGCATTATAGTAATTGTAGAAGATATACTTTCACGGCATGTTTTCAAGTATCTTTTCATGAAGTTGCCTTTTAACCTCTTTCTGCATTAGTAATAGGCACACTTTTGCAGGCAGAGTTTTCGTACTTCCCTGTTTACTTTTTTAATACATTGCTTTGAGCGTTTTAGAAAGTGAAACAGGCTCATAAACCACATTTTTATGATGATGAAACCGTGGGAATTTGAGCTAAAGGGGCATATATATGGCTGTTGAAATGACATGATTCCTATTATCGGATGTTGAACTATTATACCAATATTCACCTTTCTGTTTGGTCAAGTTCAAATTTGATCCATTTTCCAGTGTTGAAACCTTCTAATAGGCgatattgcatttttttttcagaaaGGAGAATTGCTGCTCAATCTCCACACCCTACTGCTTAGTTGGTGTAGGAAATAATGTGTTTGTACAGCTAACAGAAGCTATTACGAGAGCTTCCCCTATCTTAGAGCTATGCTTCTACCTATCTTTTTAGACAGGTAAGATCTGTATGGAAATAAAAGAAGTTGTTGCTTGTACCGGAAACTGTACATTTTGTAGCTTAAGATTGTATACATAGAATCGAGCAAACCCGAGGTTTCTGTTGTCGGACACAACAGAATGCTACATGCAGAGGAGATCGAATGATTATACGAGTTTTTAAGggtgtaaaaatttaaaaaatggtgAGTTTAGTTTATATGATAACCGCCACTGTACAAAATGTTGGCTTGTGGAGAGCTGTTGATGTTTAGGTGAGGCCACTGGTTTTTCCCCCCCTCAATGTATGCTTTAATGACATTtactctttttttccctttaaatgCACTTTGTTTCTTGTTGCCATGAACTTGTTCACATCTTTGATGgattttatttgatactttCTTTCCTAATGATCGAAGTTCGTTTTTTTACTTGCAAAGGCATAGAGCAACCGGCTACTATCATTATTACACTTGCACAAGATTGCAACAGTAATTGTAACTGTGAATCAATGTGATCCATTACACCACACAGCTTAATGGCTTTCTCAAAATGATTATACTGGTATAATCCCTTAAATAGTTGAAAGGGTTCCACAAATTGCTAGCACAGTCGAGTATGTATAAGGATTAAGCTTGTCATTGAAGTTGTTTGTTGAGGGGAGGTTGACTTCTTTCAACGAAGTCTTAAAAAGTGTCATTTTCCCGGAATTGATGGACTCTCAATGGGATAATTCTGGTTATTGGGGATTTATCTCTAGACCCTAAAGAGAGCTCAGTGCTTGGACAACTTGTTTACATAGGAAGTGTGTTTTGTTGGATCGGACTGTGGTGGTACATTGCTGCATACCAAGGGAATATATACATTCACGCTTGGTAGGTTGAAACTGAACTTATAGCATACAAGGCATCCACCCTGAAAGATTTCGTGTATGTTATTAGTTGGGCGATAAGTCCCTTCCAATAGTAAATTGCCATATTTTTTGATGGGTGATCATGCGTCAAGGCATTCACGCTTTTGTGAGGTGCACTTTAGGGGCTTTTTCAAGCATTTGGTTCGTTGAGGGGTTCGTTTTGCTCTTGACAGAAATGTTAAAATCTTCCTTAAAAGCCTTCAACACAGTTATACTTGAAGAAGAACGTAAAAGCTTGATCATCATACGAGCCGCAGCTAGCATAACCAGCAATCAGACGATAAGATGAAGCAGACATGAAACATCTAAATGAGGCATCCCATTGGCGCAATCTAAATATAGCATACAATATCAATAAGGCTAAGTACCTAGAAGCTCGTCTGATCTCTGCAATCAGAGCAAGGTCCAATCTTACAAATTCTAAACCCATCAAAGATTAAAATCTGCAGTAATTGCCAACAGATTTGTTGCCGAGTTACTATTTTCTTCCTATTCTAGTTTGACGATGATATACTGACCCAATCACTCTCTAACACATATTCTTTCCGGCAACTGGATGGAC
The Gossypium raimondii isolate GPD5lz chromosome 8, ASM2569854v1, whole genome shotgun sequence DNA segment above includes these coding regions:
- the LOC105789980 gene encoding pumilio homolog 2, whose protein sequence is MLSELDRRPMIGSSEGSFGDDLEKEIGLLLREQHSRQDADDLERELNLYRSGSAPPTVEGSLSAVGGLFGGATSSAGTGGGFSASAFSAFAGVKNGNGFASEEELRSDPAYHSYYYSNVNLNPRLPPPLLSKEDWKFAQRLKGEGLAIGGIGDRRKLNRADNGSNRSLFSMPPGFDTRKQENEVEAEKVHTSADWGGDGLIGLSGIGLGSKQKSFAEIFQDDLGHTAPVARIPSRPASRNAFDENFENVGSAESELAHLRRQLTSADPLRSSASGQAVHNIGPPSSYTYAAAVGASMSRSTTPDPQLVARASSPCLTPIGGGRVGNSEKRNINSPSTFSGITSGVNGSDDLVAALSGMNLSSNHGIDEDNQLASQIEQDVENHQNYLFGLQDGQDHIKQQAYLKKPEPGHLHMPSVKSNGIRSDLKSPSLLSDRQAVLQKSAVPSNNSYLKGSPASTLNGSGSLPAQYQHGDGANASFPNYGLSGYSLNPALANMVPSQLGSGNLPPLFENVAAASAMAVPGMDSRLLGGAFGSGQNISNAASESHNLGRVGSQIAGNALNAPFIDPLYLQYLRTSDYAAAQQAALNDPTMDRNFLGNSYMNLLELQKAYLGALLSPQKSQYVPLGAKSSSSNLHGFYGNTTFGAGMAYPGSPLANAVLPNSPVGPGSPIRHTDLNMRFPSGMRNLAGSVMGPWHLDSGCNIDESFSSSLLEEFKGNKTKCFELSEIAGHVVEFSADQYGSRFIQQKLETATTEEKTMVYEEIMPQALALMTDVFGNYVIQKFFEHGLPSQRRELAGKLFGHVLTLGLQMYGCRVIQKAIEVVDLDQKIKMVQELDGSVMRCVRDQNGNHVIQKCIECVPEENIQFIVTTFFDQVVTLSAHPYGCRVIQRILEHCKDPKTQSKVMDEILGSVSMLAQDQYGNYVVQHVLEHGKPHERSIIIKELAGKIVQMSQQKFASNVVEKCLTFGGPSERQLLVNEMLGSTDENEPLQAMMKDQFANYVVQKVLETCDDQQRELILSRIKVHLNALKKYTYGKHIVARVEKLVAAGERRIAAQSPHPTA